CGAACCTGCAGGATGGTCCCCTGATGGGCTTCAAAGTCTTGCGTGAACTGCGCGCTTCTCACCCAAAGACACGTGTCGTCATCCTCCTCGATTCTTCCGAGCGTGATCTGATCGTCGATGCTTTTCGGGGCGGGGCGAGCGGAGTTTTCTGCCGATCTGAACTCATTGAACGACTCTGCAAATGCATTCAGAGTGTCCATAACGGCCAAATCTGGGCCAACAGCATCGAACTGCAATTTCTTCTTGATGCCCTTGCGCAGGCAGCACCGCTCCGCGTGGTTAATGCCCAGGGGATAAGCCTGTGCACGAAACGTGAGGAGCAGGTCGTTCGCTTGGTGGCCGAGGGTCTCACCAATCGCGAAATTTCGCGGAAGCTGAACCTGAGCGAGCACACAGTGAAGAACTACTTGTTTCGCGTTTTTGACAAGCTAGGGGTATCCAGTCGGGTTGAATTGACTCTCTATGCTTTCACTCACCGGTAACCGGTTTA
This Candidatus Acidiferrales bacterium DNA region includes the following protein-coding sequences:
- a CDS encoding response regulator transcription factor, whose amino-acid sequence is MRTAGKIAGEAISVLVADSSQMGCQLMAKALRRSHYHFNVVASAVDSAGILNAANEFDLHLAVISANLQDGPLMGFKVLRELRASHPKTRVVILLDSSERDLIVDAFRGGASGVFCRSELIERLCKCIQSVHNGQIWANSIELQFLLDALAQAAPLRVVNAQGISLCTKREEQVVRLVAEGLTNREISRKLNLSEHTVKNYLFRVFDKLGVSSRVELTLYAFTHR